The Gordonia mangrovi genome includes the window GTGCTGTTCGCCCGGTATCCCGAGGTGCAGCCGATGTTCAGTCGGGGCATGCGCCCGCAGGCGGCGATGTTGCGAACGGCGATCATCGCGGTGATCGATCATCTCGAGGATCCCCAGTGGCTGGAGTCGACCCTGGGCACGCTCGGTCGTCGGCACGCCGAACTGGGTGTGACCGGGCCGATGTACGGCGCGGTCGCCGAGTGCATGATCGCCGCGATGTCGGAGATCGGCGGCCCGCGATGGACACCGGAGATGACCGCCGCCTGGACGGAGGCGCTCACCGCGGTCGCGTCGTTGATGATGGCGGCCTATCCCGACGAGGAGGGCACGTCGGGCGCGGCCTGACTACCCACCGGTCGTCGCGAGTGCTGCCGGGAAGGGGCGCCCGACAACCGGGAGAACCGGACTTTACCGGCGCCGTCGTCTGGCTCGGCCGACGCGGGGAATACCGCCGGCGGATGCGACGCTGGCACAGTCATGTCGCAGACCGGGCGCAGCCGTATGCAGACGCCCCCAGCCGATGAACGAATCGACTCGCGGGGACGATCGTTCGCCGCGGCCGCCCTCGCCTTCGCGGTGGTGATGCTCGGTACGACCCTGCCCACCCCGCTCTACGCCATCTACTCGGAGCAGCTGGGTTTCGGTGTCCTCACCACCACGGTGATCTTCGCGATCTATGCGGCGGGGGTGATCTTCGCCCTCATCGTCTTCGGACGCTGGTCCGATGTCGTGGGACGGCGACCGCTGTTGCTCGTCGGCGCGTTGCTGTCGGCGGTGAGCGCCGTGGTGTTCCTCACCGCAGGCCCCGTCTGGCAGCTGATGATCGGTCGAATCCTCTCCGGCCTGTCGGCCGGGATCTACGCCGGCGCCGCGACCGCAGCGGTGATCGAACTGGCACCGCCACGGTGGCAGGGCCGCGCGCCCGCCATCGCCACCGCCGCCAACATCGGGGGCTTGGGGATGGGGCCGCTGATCGCCGGCCTGCTCGCCCAGTTCG containing:
- a CDS encoding globin domain-containing protein encodes the protein MDKNLLERSLALVDLPDDGLTVRFYEVLFARYPEVQPMFSRGMRPQAAMLRTAIIAVIDHLEDPQWLESTLGTLGRRHAELGVTGPMYGAVAECMIAAMSEIGGPRWTPEMTAAWTEALTAVASLMMAAYPDEEGTSGAA